Proteins from a single region of Bogoriella caseilytica:
- a CDS encoding ABC-F family ATP-binding cassette domain-containing protein has translation MAHLELAGVGYDLPDGRGLLADVGFRVGAGQRVALVGPNGAGKTTLLRIITGELGAHRGVVTRQGTLAVLDQMVGRVADERSVGDLLVEHAPTRLREVAQRLEVAEIAMMTQDDEPAQLAYAQALADWAEVGGYAAEAEWDEITAEVLAQPYDRAQHRRVTTLSGGEAKRIVLSALLRSSAEILILDEPDNSLDVPTKRWLEDQLRSSAKGVLYVSHDRELLARTATHIVSLEPGAAGSVSWVHTGSFATFHAARAERMSKLAEQLRRWEEEHAKLRRLVIMYREKAAYNSDMAPKLQAARSRLARFEDAGPPQAVTAEQHVDMRLRGGRTGKRAVICERLALDGLTRPFDAEIWFGERVAVLGANGTGKSHLLRLLAGGGTDPEPEHAPADGRPVERVPHSGVVRLGARVRPGWFSQSHLRSDLSGRTLLEILHRGEGSRPGMGREAAGRALDRYELAYAAEQRVEDLSGGQAARFQILLLELSGATLLLLDEPTDNLDLHSAEALESALGAFEGTVIAVTHDRWFTRSFDRFLQVRADGAVLETEEPVWEDGTARRR, from the coding sequence GTGGCGCACCTCGAACTGGCCGGAGTCGGCTATGACCTCCCTGACGGACGGGGTCTCCTGGCCGATGTCGGCTTCCGGGTTGGCGCGGGGCAGCGAGTGGCGCTCGTGGGCCCCAACGGAGCGGGGAAGACCACCTTGCTGCGGATCATCACCGGAGAACTCGGCGCCCACCGGGGTGTGGTGACCCGCCAGGGCACCCTCGCGGTGCTCGATCAGATGGTCGGCCGGGTGGCCGATGAGCGCAGCGTGGGTGATCTCCTGGTCGAGCACGCCCCCACGCGCCTGCGCGAGGTGGCTCAGCGCCTCGAGGTGGCGGAGATCGCCATGATGACCCAGGACGATGAGCCCGCCCAGCTCGCCTACGCCCAGGCGCTCGCCGACTGGGCCGAGGTCGGTGGATACGCCGCCGAGGCCGAGTGGGACGAGATCACCGCCGAGGTGCTCGCCCAGCCCTACGATCGCGCCCAACATCGACGTGTCACCACGCTCTCCGGCGGGGAGGCCAAGCGGATCGTGCTCTCCGCGCTGTTGCGCTCCTCGGCCGAGATCCTGATCCTCGATGAGCCGGACAACTCCCTGGACGTGCCCACCAAGCGGTGGCTCGAGGATCAGTTGCGCTCAAGTGCCAAGGGCGTGCTCTACGTCAGCCACGACCGCGAACTACTCGCGCGCACGGCCACCCACATCGTCTCCCTGGAACCGGGTGCTGCCGGCTCGGTGAGCTGGGTGCACACCGGCTCCTTCGCCACCTTCCACGCCGCGCGGGCGGAACGAATGAGCAAGCTCGCCGAGCAACTGCGCCGCTGGGAGGAGGAGCACGCCAAGCTCCGCCGGCTGGTGATCATGTACCGGGAGAAGGCGGCCTACAACTCCGATATGGCCCCGAAGCTGCAGGCTGCTCGTAGCCGCCTGGCCCGATTCGAGGACGCCGGGCCGCCCCAGGCGGTCACCGCCGAGCAGCACGTGGACATGCGCCTGCGCGGCGGCCGCACCGGGAAGCGCGCCGTCATCTGCGAGCGACTCGCCCTCGACGGGCTCACCCGGCCCTTCGACGCCGAGATCTGGTTCGGCGAGCGCGTGGCGGTCCTGGGCGCCAACGGCACCGGCAAGTCCCATCTCCTGAGGCTCTTGGCCGGCGGGGGCACTGACCCGGAGCCGGAGCACGCCCCGGCCGACGGGCGGCCGGTCGAACGCGTTCCGCACTCGGGCGTCGTGCGGCTCGGGGCACGGGTGCGCCCCGGCTGGTTCTCGCAGTCGCACCTCCGCAGCGACCTCAGTGGCCGGACGCTGCTGGAGATCCTGCATCGCGGCGAAGGCTCGCGTCCCGGGATGGGCCGCGAGGCAGCCGGCCGGGCCCTGGACCGCTACGAGCTGGCCTATGCGGCCGAACAGCGGGTCGAGGACCTCTCCGGCGGGCAGGCCGCGCGGTTCCAGATCCTGCTGCTCGAGCTCTCCGGCGCCACGCTCCTGCTACTTGACGAGCCCACGGACAACCTGGACCTGCACTCTGCCGAGGCCCTGGAGAGCGCCCTGGGTGCCTTCGAGGGCACTGTGATCGCTGTGACACACGACCGCTGGTTCACGCGCTCCTTCGACCGCTTCCTCCAGGTGCGCGCCGACGGGGCCGTTCTCGAGACCGAGGAGCCCGTGTGGGAGGACGGCACGGCCCGGCGCCGCTGA
- the rplM gene encoding 50S ribosomal protein L13: MRTYTPKAGDVTKNWYVIDATDVVLGRLATQVAALLRGKHKPTFAPHVDSGDFVIVVNADKVALTGSKREKKIAYRHSGYPGGLKATNYAELLEKFPERAVEKAIRGMLPKNSLGRDQIKKLKVYTGSEHPHRAQKPQTFEITQVAQ, translated from the coding sequence GTGCGCACGTATACACCGAAGGCCGGCGACGTCACGAAGAATTGGTACGTCATCGACGCTACCGACGTCGTGCTCGGCCGGCTCGCGACCCAGGTCGCAGCCCTGCTCCGTGGGAAGCACAAGCCGACCTTCGCCCCGCACGTGGACTCCGGAGACTTCGTCATCGTCGTCAACGCCGACAAGGTCGCTCTGACCGGATCCAAGCGCGAGAAGAAGATCGCTTACCGCCACTCCGGTTACCCCGGGGGCCTGAAGGCCACCAACTACGCCGAGCTCCTGGAGAAGTTCCCGGAGCGGGCCGTGGAGAAGGCTATTCGCGGCATGCTGCCCAAGAACTCTCTGGGTCGCGACCAGATCAAGAAGTTGAAGGTCTACACCGGGTCCGAGCACCCGCACCGCGCGCAGAAGCCGCAGACCTTTGAGATCACCCAGGTGGCCCAGTAA
- the rpsI gene encoding 30S ribosomal protein S9, producing MAETTTEIDDVVTDDENVPSSYTSESEGPAAGQGTSLTAPGQALGRRKEAVARVRLVPGSGQWTINGRTLEDYFPNKLHQQIARSPFDLLDIDGRFDVIARIDGGGIAGQAGALRLGISRALNGIDEESNRAALKKAGFLTRDARAVERKKAGLKKARKAPQYSKR from the coding sequence GTGGCTGAGACCACGACCGAGATCGACGACGTCGTCACCGACGACGAAAACGTCCCCAGCAGTTACACCAGCGAGTCCGAAGGGCCGGCTGCCGGTCAGGGCACCTCGCTGACGGCCCCCGGGCAGGCCCTCGGCCGCCGCAAGGAGGCGGTGGCTCGCGTGCGCCTCGTTCCTGGCTCCGGCCAGTGGACGATCAACGGCCGCACCCTGGAGGACTACTTCCCCAACAAGCTCCACCAGCAGATCGCTCGGTCGCCCTTCGACCTGCTCGACATCGACGGCCGCTTCGACGTCATTGCGCGGATCGACGGAGGCGGCATCGCCGGGCAGGCCGGCGCGCTGCGCCTGGGCATCTCCCGCGCGCTGAACGGTATCGACGAGGAGTCGAACCGCGCGGCGCTGAAGAAGGCCGGCTTCCTCACCCGTGACGCCCGTGCGGTGGAGCGCAAGAAGGCTGGTCTGAAGAAGGCTCGCAAGGCCCCGCAGTACTCCAAGCGGTAA
- a CDS encoding IS481 family transposase, producing MSHANAALTPRARARLARLIVDDGWSPTTAARMFMVSPNTARKWAERYRAEGVAGMADRSSRPRQCPSKTPQKVVRRIVSLRLRHRLGPVQIAGRLGVPASTVHAVLVRCRLNRLSRIDRVTGEAIRRYEHDHPGSLIHVDVTKFGNIPDGGGHRYLGREQGGKNRRSTAQRTGQRTLHRSPRLGRGYVHTVIDDHSRIAYAEIHADEKATTATAVLRRAVAWFAERGIAVERVLSDNGSAYRSRLWAHACAELGIKAKRIRPYRPQTNGKIERFHRTLAEEWAYARFYTSETQRRDALPQWLHFYNHHRPHSSTGGRPPVTRLTNLPEHHI from the coding sequence GTGTCCCACGCTAACGCTGCTCTGACCCCTCGTGCCCGGGCGCGCCTGGCGCGTCTGATCGTTGACGATGGCTGGAGCCCCACGACGGCAGCGCGGATGTTCATGGTCTCGCCCAACACTGCGAGGAAGTGGGCTGAGCGCTACCGCGCCGAAGGGGTGGCCGGGATGGCTGACCGGTCCTCGCGCCCGCGTCAGTGCCCTTCAAAGACCCCGCAGAAGGTGGTGCGCCGGATCGTCTCGCTGCGGCTGCGTCACCGCCTGGGACCGGTCCAGATCGCTGGGCGTCTGGGCGTGCCGGCCAGCACCGTTCACGCTGTGCTGGTGCGCTGCCGGCTGAACCGGCTCTCCCGAATCGACCGGGTCACCGGGGAAGCGATCCGCCGCTACGAACACGACCACCCCGGCTCGTTGATCCACGTCGATGTCACCAAGTTCGGCAACATCCCCGACGGCGGCGGACACCGCTACCTCGGGCGTGAACAGGGAGGGAAGAACCGCCGATCCACCGCTCAGCGCACCGGGCAGCGAACCCTCCACCGCTCACCACGCCTGGGCCGGGGCTACGTGCACACGGTCATCGATGACCACTCCCGGATCGCCTACGCCGAGATCCACGCCGATGAGAAGGCCACCACCGCCACAGCCGTGCTGCGCCGGGCAGTGGCCTGGTTCGCCGAGCGCGGGATCGCCGTCGAGCGGGTCCTTTCCGACAACGGCTCTGCCTACCGCTCGCGGCTGTGGGCTCACGCCTGCGCCGAGCTTGGCATCAAGGCCAAGAGAATCCGGCCATATCGGCCCCAGACCAACGGAAAAATCGAACGCTTCCACCGCACTCTGGCCGAGGAATGGGCCTACGCCCGCTTCTACACCTCAGAGACCCAGCGCCGCGACGCCCTGCCGCAGTGGTTGCACTTCTACAATCACCACCGTCCCCACTCCTCAACCGGAGGACGACCACCAGTCACCCGACTGACCAACCTCCCTGAACATCACATCTAG